The following are encoded together in the Zingiber officinale cultivar Zhangliang chromosome 8A, Zo_v1.1, whole genome shotgun sequence genome:
- the LOC122008788 gene encoding inactive beta-amylase 9-like has protein sequence MELGLVVKQAVAATATATAAAKADAIPARTLGFRDSPRIGPRRVRFQPPASGAWRNRAVRAACDGSSRPEAVVHEIAKATAKNEAKPARLYVGLPLDAVSAGNVVTHGKAIAAGMRALALLGVDGVDLPISWGVFSNSGGDWSSYLAVAAMARDAGLRLRVSLHLHAHGRPQFPLPQLVERAVAADPDILFTDRSGGRHRECLSFAVDELPVLDGKTPLEAFEEFFQSFRVAFTDLMNSTITDITVGLGPNGELRYPSFPSSGGKSSTGVGEFQCYDKYMMADLKRCAEEAGSPLWGLSGPHDAPAYDRSPDSGTFFKDHGGSWETPYGQFFLSWYSGKLLSHADLVLSVASKVFGDFPLSAKVPLVHWWHNTRSRPSQLTTGYYNAEGRDGYEAVAEIFAKHSCAMIVPGIDLSDAEQPQGARSSPESLLTQIIRACKKQGVRISSENSSIVGVGSVGFSKIKEKIMGEISGLDSFTYNRMGAEFFSPEHWPLFTQFILSMSLPEMDPDDIPTDEETLSLPMKSVAEKDRQMQAV, from the exons ATGGAGCTGGGTTTGGTGGTGAAGCAAGCGGTGGCTGCGACGGCGACGGCAACGGCAGCGGCGAAGGCGGACGCGATCCCGGCACGAACCCTGGGGTTCCGGGATTCGCCGCGGATTGGACCGAGGAGGGTCCGGTTTCAGCCCCCGGCAAGTGGCGCGTGGAGGAACCGGGCCGTGCGGGCGGCCTGCGACGGATCTAGCCGGCCTGAGGCGGTGGTGCATGAAATTGCGAAGGCGACGGCTAAAAACGAG GCGAAACCGGCTCGGCTCTACGTCGGGCTGCCGTTGGACGCCGTCTCCGCCGGCAACGTCGTGACCCACGGGAAGGCCATCGCCGCCGGCATGCGCGCCCTCGCTCTCCTCGGCGTCGACGGCGTCGACCTACCCATCTCATGGGGCGTCTTCTCAAACTCCGGCGGCGACTGGTCATCCTACCTCGCCGTTGCCGCCATGGCACGCGATGCCGGCCTCCGCCTCCGCGTATCCCTCCACCTTCACGCCCACGGCCGTCCTCAATTCCCACTCCCCCAGTTGGTCGAGCGCGCCGTCGCTGCCGACCCCGACATCCTCTTCACTGACCGCTCGGGCGGCCGCCACCGCGAGTGTCTCTCCTTCGCCGTCGACGAGCTTCCCGTCCTCGACGGGAAGACCCCTTTAGAAgccttcgaggaattcttccagAGCTTCCGCGTCGCCTTCACCGACTTAATGAACTCCACTATTACT GACATCACCGTCGGTCTCGGGCCCAACGGCGAGCTCCGCTATCCTTCTTTCCCGTCTTCCGGCGGCAAGTCTTCCACCGGTGTGGGCGAATTCCAATGCTACGATAAATACATGATGGCTGATCTCAAAAGGTGCGCCGAGGAAGCCGGCAGCCCCTTATGGGGCCTCTCCGGTCCCCACGACGCCCCTGCCTACGACCGCTCACCGGACTCCGGCACCTTCTTCAAGGATCACGGCGGTTCGTGGGAAACCCCTTACGGCCAATTCTTCCTCTCTTGGTACTCCGGCAAGCTCCTCTCTCACGCTGATCTCGTTCTCTCCGTCGCATCCAAGGTGTTCGGCGATTTTCCGCTCTCGGCCAAGGTGCCGCTCGTGCACTGGTGGCACAACACCCGGTCGCGGCCGTCGCAGCTGACGACCGGATACTACAACGCCGAAGGCAGAGACGGGTACGAGGCGGTGGCGGAGATCTTCGCGAAGCATTCCTGCGCCATGATCGTCCCCGGCATCGACCTCTCAGACGCAGAGCAACCGCAGGGTGCGCGGTCGAGCCCGGAGTCACTTCTAACTCAGATCATCCGAGCATGCAAGAAGCAAGGGGTGCGAATCTCCAGCGAGAACTCTTCCATCGTCGGTGTCGGCTCCGTCGGCTTCAGTAAGATTAAGGAGAAGATTATGGGCGAGATCTCAGGGTTGGATTCATTCACATATAACAGGATGGGTGCTGAGTTCTTCTCGCCGGAGCATTGGCCCCTGTTTACGCAGTTCATCTTGAGCATGTCGCTGCCGGAGATGGACCCCGACGACATTCCTACCGACGAGGAAACGTTGTCTCTTCCGATGAAGTCGGTGGCGGAGAAAGACCGGCAGATGCAGGCAGTGTAG